The DNA segment CTTCGTATTCGCTAGCAACTTCATCCACAACCGGCGCTACCATCCGACAAGGGCCACACCAAGGGGCCCAAAAGTCCACTAGAACTGGAACGTTGCTATCCAGAACTTCTTGCTTGAATGTGGCTTCTGTAACATTTGTAATGGATGACATATTACTTGCCCCTTAATTCGTTTATTCGATATTATCGAATAATAAAAATATAATTTATTTTCAGAGATAATGCAACTATGAGATTTCTGTATCATCCAGACCGAAAAGATATTTCTTTACCAGGAGTGCTGTATGCCTTAGGTGATCCAGCGCGATTGGAGATTGTGCGATTGTTAGCAAGCAAGGGGGAACAATGTTGTGCTGAGTTTGATTTTGCGATCGCCAAATCCACTATGTCTAACCACTTCAAAATTTTACGAGAATCAGGAGTAGTTCTGACCCGTAAAGAAGGGACACAACACATCAATAGATTGCGGCGTGAAGACTTAGAGACTTTGTTTCCTGGTTTACTGGATGCAGTATTGCGATCGGCTCAACCGTTGTTGACTTGTCAACAGTCAGCAATTGTTAAATAATATCGAGCAGTTGTGGTTAAATTGAACATCAAGTATCATGCAAGCTATTTACCCTATTAGTAGAGATGCTTGCACGGAGGATGGAAGAATGAGGGTTTGGCTTGCTTGTTTTGTGGTTTTGTTTGCCCTAGCAGAGTTATTTGATTGGGTGAAAGGATTTGCCCTACCATTACCCATTTACATACTTGGTGGGGCTTTCTTGGCCGTTGCTTCCAACTATGACAAGATTATTGGCTACTATTTCACTGATGTAACCATTAATGCTTCACTTGAAGAACCTCAGTTAAATTTACCCTCCCCAGTTCCTAATTTGGTTGAAGAAGATGAAGGGGTGTAGGTAGTAAAATGGGGGAGATGAGGAATAGCAGTTGATTAATGATTAAT comes from the Nostoc sp. PCC 7120 = FACHB-418 genome and includes:
- a CDS encoding ArsR/SmtB family transcription factor produces the protein MRFLYHPDRKDISLPGVLYALGDPARLEIVRLLASKGEQCCAEFDFAIAKSTMSNHFKILRESGVVLTRKEGTQHINRLRREDLETLFPGLLDAVLRSAQPLLTCQQSAIVK